The DNA window ACCCCTGCAAGCTGGGGCGAGGTGAACACGGCCCACGGGACTGCGTCGTAATTCAGCGAGTCGCGCCTTCCTTCAAGCGCATTGGCGGCGGCCAATGCGCCCTCCTTCGCGGCCACCGCCTCGACGACGTCGTCGTTTTCACGCCCCTGACCATCGACGAGGTCCGGCGGATCGCCGAGCTGTATATCGACACGATCCGGAACAGGATGGTTGCCCACGGGAAGACGCTGGTCGTCTCCGACGCGGCCGTCACCGTCCTGGCCCGCGCGGGGTTCTCCGTCAAGTACGGCGCGCGGTTCCTCAAGCGCGCGATCGACGAGAAGGTCAAGGTGCCCGTCACGTTGAAGTGGAAAGAGTCCGACCACTTCCTCGTCGAGGAGGTCGACGGGGAGCCGGTCCTCATCACGCAGAAGGTGGCCGTTTGATGCCGGAAGAGAAGGACGATAAGGGATTCAAAGTGATCGACCGAAGGGGAGTGGAGCCTCCTTCGCCGCCTCCCGGGGAGAAAGCCCCATCGGCGGCTACGGCGGGCCAAGAGCCGCCTTCGCAGGGCGAAGCCCCGCCGAAGCCTCCGCCGGAGGAGACGCGTGGTGCGGAAACGAAGGCCGGGAACCGACCTCTCCCCCCCGGGGCCGAGGGGAAAAAAGTCCGCGGGGGGGAAGGGGCGTCCCCGCTGGGCGTCCCCCGGTTCCTCGACCTTGTCCAGTCCCTTCAGATGGGCGCGATGGTCGGTCTAGGCATGCTCCAGGGACCGGACGGGAAACGCCCTCCGGTCGACCTGCCGGCGGCGAAGGACGCCATCGACCTTCTCGGGATTCTGCAGGAGAAGACGAAGGGGAACCTGACGAAGGAAGAGGAGGAGATTCTCCGCGAGGGGCTGTACCACCTCCGGATGGGGTACATGGCGATGATCAACTCGCCCCCGGCGGGGCGCGGAAAGGAAGGAAATCAGCGATGATCCGCAAAAGCAGGGTGGTTATCCTCGTTCTCGCGGCGGTGGCCGCCGGGATTGTGCTGACGGCGGGATTCAACTTTTCCCCGATCGCTCGTGCCTTGTGGGGCGAAAAGGAGAAGCCGGCGGTGGTCCCCGCGGCGGCGGGGATGCGGATGCTTCCCGTGGACATCCCGCAACTTTTCAAGGATGTCTCCCCGGCGGTGGTCAACATCTCCACCACCCAGACGGTGAAGTTCAACCATCCCCAGATGCGCAATCCGTTCGGTCAGCAGGATCCGTTCGATGAGTTCTTCAACAACTTCTTCGGTCGCATGCCCAGGGAGCAGAAGCAGAAGCGCAGGTCGCTCGGTTCCGGGTTCATCGTCTCGCCGGACGGCTACATCCTCACGAACAACCACGTGGTCGAGAAGGCCGACGAGGTGACGGTGACCCTTCTCGACAAGGAGGAGTTCAAGGCGAAGGTCGTCGGAAGCGACTCGAAGATCGACATCGCCCTGATCAAGATCGACACGAAGAAGAAGCTTCCCTACGTGTCGCTGGGCGACTCCGACCGGCTCGAAGTGGGAGAATGGGTCCTGGCGATCGGCAACCCGTTCGGGCTCGGCCACACCGTGACGGCGGGGATCGTCAGCGCCAAGGGGCGGATCATCGGCTCCGGGCCGTACGACGACTTCATCCAGACCGACGCCTCGATCAACCCGGGCAACTCGGGCGGCCCCCTCTTCAACCTGAAGGGCGAGGTCGTCGGGATCAACACGGCGATCATCTCGGGCGGACAGGGGATCGGGTTCGCCACGCCGATCCAGCTCGCCAAGTCGGTCCTCGAGC is part of the Candidatus Deferrimicrobium sp. genome and encodes:
- a CDS encoding DegQ family serine endoprotease is translated as MIRKSRVVILVLAAVAAGIVLTAGFNFSPIARALWGEKEKPAVVPAAAGMRMLPVDIPQLFKDVSPAVVNISTTQTVKFNHPQMRNPFGQQDPFDEFFNNFFGRMPREQKQKRRSLGSGFIVSPDGYILTNNHVVEKADEVTVTLLDKEEFKAKVVGSDSKIDIALIKIDTKKKLPYVSLGDSDRLEVGEWVLAIGNPFGLGHTVTAGIVSAKGRIIGSGPYDDFIQTDASINPGNSGGPLFNLKGEVVGINTAIISGGQGIGFATPIQLAKSVLEQLKDKGKVTRGWLGVYVQELTSDAAENLGISGRHGALVSDVTSGGPAEKAGIRSGDVIIGFNGKEIKDWHELPQAVASVKPGKTANDELIRDVSGRQPGTLARLDIVREGRRTPVTVTLAERPPRDKTSDEVTPGLAPRSPLSPTGNEPPLGLTVHEVDAGFVRRLEIPADVRGVMVTGVEPAGAAFVPGMRRGFIVMEINRRPVRTVAEFQRIVSAARPCSSA
- a CDS encoding DUF1844 domain-containing protein, producing MPEEKDDKGFKVIDRRGVEPPSPPPGEKAPSAATAGQEPPSQGEAPPKPPPEETRGAETKAGNRPLPPGAEGKKVRGGEGASPLGVPRFLDLVQSLQMGAMVGLGMLQGPDGKRPPVDLPAAKDAIDLLGILQEKTKGNLTKEEEEILREGLYHLRMGYMAMINSPPAGRGKEGNQR